Proteins from a genomic interval of Ictalurus furcatus strain D&B chromosome 2, Billie_1.0, whole genome shotgun sequence:
- the LOC128603540 gene encoding uncharacterized protein LOC128603540 isoform X3, whose amino-acid sequence MTQPAKTTTTFNLTVDASHRGQYTCDYSYREIASTSPRSNSITITVVNLQQPNISFSAAGGPEVTRGYSFSIICSTEPQYSGGSFHLNFSGSNITSTQSAVNHSAVFLFHEADFVHQGNYSCTYEVNVSSRTFTSTPTELLEITVKTFLAPYISIGVTAGLLLILVPIIICFVNTQKR is encoded by the exons ATGACCCAACCAGCAAAGACTACAACAACATTTAATCTGACTGTAGATGCCTCACATCGGGGCCAGTACACCTGTGACTACTCGTACAGGGAAATTGCCTCCACATCACCCAGGAGCAACTCCATTACCATCACTGTGG TGAACCTGCAGCAGCCCAATATCTCCTTTAGTGCTGCTGGTGGACCAGAAGTGACAAGGGGCTACAGCTTCTCCATCATCTGCTCCACTGAACCTCAGTATTCAGGAGGTTCCTTCCACTTGAATTTCAGTGGATCCAACATCACCAGCACTCAGTCGGCTGTCAACCACTCAGCCGTCTTCCTGTTTCATGAGGCAGATTTTGTCCATCAGGGAAACTACAGCTGTACTTATGAAGTTAACGTGTCTTCACGCACCTTTACCTCCACTCCCACTGAGCTGCTGGAAATCACTGTGAAAA CATTTCTGGCTCCTTATATTAGTATTGGAGTGACAGCAGGACTGCTTCTCATCTTAGTTCCAATCATCATTTGCTTTGTGAATACacaaaaaagatga